One part of the Desulfovibrio sp. genome encodes these proteins:
- a CDS encoding LysR family transcriptional regulator: MSIRAFKCGCSFIEFTGALVLRERSGDYLQRLRGFYFVASTGSVHKAAAHMCRNASTISYQIRCLEEELGIELFDRTTKKMVLNEAGKKLLNWTTEVFLLFEKMNFDVSSYKNIDQIKIRIACTTSFAHLVAGAISNFHENNFSVSIYQCGCIQALSALHDNKVDIVTGGGLELPVEENMDVLFQARQLLVLSTDSPWAVSIQPSLEELRRLPLIGFNVEDFTVSSVASQERLNLKKLYEYNSNISTNSYYMMLDFVRKKIGAAIFDELCFRDIRTNMSIDGLAVYSLDHVLPRNDYGILVSKHKRNDTQINKLIKNIKQHVAEQIFETPFVDLPVL, encoded by the coding sequence ATGTCCATTCGGGCTTTCAAATGCGGGTGTAGTTTTATCGAATTTACAGGAGCTTTAGTGCTGAGGGAACGTAGCGGAGATTATTTACAGAGGCTCAGGGGTTTTTACTTCGTCGCGAGTACGGGGAGCGTCCATAAGGCCGCCGCACACATGTGCCGTAACGCCTCCACAATCAGCTACCAAATTCGTTGCCTAGAGGAAGAATTGGGCATTGAACTTTTTGACAGAACAACGAAAAAAATGGTTTTGAATGAGGCGGGGAAAAAACTTTTAAACTGGACTACCGAAGTTTTTCTTTTGTTTGAAAAGATGAATTTTGATGTTTCTTCATATAAAAATATCGATCAGATAAAAATTAGGATTGCATGTACAACATCATTTGCACATTTAGTTGCTGGAGCCATTTCAAATTTTCATGAAAATAATTTTAGTGTGAGTATTTATCAGTGTGGATGTATTCAAGCATTATCAGCATTACATGATAATAAAGTTGATATTGTCACAGGTGGTGGTCTGGAATTGCCGGTTGAGGAAAACATGGATGTGTTATTCCAAGCACGCCAACTTCTCGTTTTATCAACTGATAGCCCGTGGGCAGTCTCAATACAGCCCTCCTTGGAGGAGTTGCGCCGTTTACCTCTTATTGGGTTTAACGTTGAAGACTTTACAGTCTCAAGTGTCGCTTCGCAAGAACGCTTGAACTTAAAAAAACTTTATGAGTATAATTCAAATATTTCTACTAATAGCTACTATATGATGCTGGATTTTGTCCGTAAAAAGATAGGAGCTGCTATCTTCGATGAACTATGCTTCCGCGATATAAGAACAAATATGTCAATTGATGGCCTAGCTGTTTATTCTCTGGACCATGTTTTACCCCGCAATGACTATGGGATATTGGTCTCAAAACATAAACGGAACGATACGCAAATCAATAAATTGATAAAAAATATTAAGCAGCATGTCGCTGAGCAAATTTTTGAGACGCCTTTTGTAGATTTACCCGTCCTCTAG
- a CDS encoding autotransporter outer membrane beta-barrel domain-containing protein, with product MGFSSIRKVALALTLMAVNPISSNAADIWDTTGGITLSSDTAVTSTTATSQSENITISGGTTLLLNNGTLNQATGLGTAPLHLDNSGNISVLGVSGLEDRLNGRAVIRGGSVVFGDNASLVSNSLSIREGTTVTLGSRAGSLTTSSLGIDSSRINIPLVATQASDAPINLGYAGNGYAASGSGVLSFNPHQTGTVDLGTITINGLVTNVTKAKIGVGQTQNIYLATGVTSIDQGSAGTPVSDLSAVQLTTNDVLFSMSGLTYSGNSLLASVSRRAAQAAMPMLPKELAGIVDGYTPGTNAFMDSAVTKGSSAAQAVTSASYASSVGAGGVAAVSTNTQNVGAIAARASGQAMAPGSVTASLSGDSGGQSGMSAGDSLDDPLWKQGLGIWASPVYMHDRGFGISVGSFDTGYNADTYGLVFGADYTFGNYRVGVAGNLGAGYVQSTGDLAKTKNHLNYGGMSLYGSWNLDPFTLTASGGWMRTHNSLDQENVAGKLTADYDADLWSANLLAEYTLHAASVNIIPSMGVSYGFYDQHKFDTEMQGSAIANNGRAQLNIVNIPVGIRANTDFSVGNGVLTPELRARWISSVADTHLTYDVRMPGSTGVASANSPMLDNQTGEVGAGLKYSIGDFSITANYDYQFSEHHASHGVNALLRLEF from the coding sequence ATGGGATTTAGCTCAATACGGAAAGTCGCTTTGGCGTTAACCCTGATGGCTGTTAACCCCATCAGCTCAAACGCTGCCGACATATGGGACACCACAGGAGGCATAACGCTCAGCAGCGACACGGCAGTGACTTCCACAACTGCTACCTCGCAATCGGAGAACATTACCATCAGCGGCGGAACAACTCTGCTGCTCAACAATGGAACGCTTAATCAGGCGACAGGATTGGGTACAGCTCCGCTCCACCTGGATAACAGCGGCAACATCTCCGTACTGGGCGTCAGTGGCCTTGAAGACCGGCTCAATGGTCGAGCTGTGATCCGGGGAGGTTCTGTAGTGTTTGGGGACAATGCGTCTCTGGTGAGCAATAGCCTGTCCATCCGCGAAGGAACGACAGTCACTCTGGGCTCAAGAGCGGGCAGCCTGACCACAAGCAGCCTTGGCATAGACAGTTCACGGATCAATATCCCGCTGGTGGCAACGCAAGCTTCTGATGCACCCATCAACCTTGGATACGCGGGCAACGGGTATGCAGCGAGTGGTAGCGGTGTTCTCAGCTTTAACCCGCATCAGACTGGAACGGTTGATCTCGGCACAATCACCATCAATGGCCTGGTTACAAACGTTACCAAGGCAAAAATCGGAGTGGGACAGACCCAGAACATTTATCTCGCCACCGGCGTGACCTCTATTGACCAAGGCAGCGCAGGAACACCTGTTTCTGATTTGTCAGCAGTGCAGCTAACGACCAATGATGTGCTCTTTTCCATGTCGGGCCTGACCTACAGCGGTAACTCTTTGCTGGCTTCAGTATCTCGCAGAGCAGCTCAGGCGGCTATGCCGATGTTGCCGAAAGAACTGGCTGGGATTGTTGATGGTTACACCCCTGGGACCAATGCTTTCATGGACTCGGCTGTGACCAAGGGCTCATCGGCAGCTCAGGCCGTTACCTCGGCCTCCTATGCTTCCTCTGTAGGGGCCGGGGGCGTGGCCGCAGTTTCCACAAACACCCAAAACGTTGGGGCAATCGCTGCCCGAGCCTCAGGCCAAGCTATGGCTCCGGGAAGCGTTACCGCATCACTTTCTGGAGATTCAGGAGGCCAATCCGGCATGAGTGCGGGTGATTCGTTGGATGACCCGTTGTGGAAACAGGGATTGGGCATATGGGCCAGCCCCGTTTACATGCATGATCGTGGATTCGGCATCAGTGTGGGCAGCTTTGATACTGGCTATAATGCGGACACGTATGGGCTTGTGTTCGGTGCGGATTACACCTTCGGAAACTATCGAGTGGGCGTGGCTGGCAATCTTGGCGCAGGCTATGTGCAGTCAACGGGAGACCTGGCTAAAACAAAGAACCATCTCAATTATGGCGGCATGAGCCTGTATGGCAGCTGGAACCTTGATCCCTTCACGCTAACTGCCAGCGGCGGCTGGATGCGTACCCACAACAGTCTAGATCAGGAGAATGTGGCTGGAAAGCTCACTGCAGACTATGACGCCGATCTTTGGTCTGCCAATCTGCTGGCGGAGTACACCCTGCATGCAGCCAGTGTGAATATCATCCCCAGCATGGGAGTCAGCTACGGATTTTATGACCAGCACAAATTTGACACCGAAATGCAGGGTTCAGCCATTGCCAATAATGGTCGGGCACAGCTGAACATCGTCAACATCCCCGTTGGTATTCGTGCGAATACGGATTTTTCTGTTGGCAACGGCGTTCTGACGCCAGAGCTGCGCGCCCGTTGGATTTCCAGTGTGGCAGATACGCACCTGACGTATGATGTGCGCATGCCTGGCAGCACTGGTGTGGCTTCAGCAAATAGTCCCATGCTGGACAACCAGACAGGGGAAGTCGGAGCCGGGCTTAAATACAGTATCGGTGATTTTTCCATAACAGCAAACTACGACTATCAATTCTCTGAGCACCATGCTTCACACGGTGTGAATGCTCTTCTGCGTCTGGAATTCTAG
- a CDS encoding helix-turn-helix transcriptional regulator, translating to MKLAELVGENITVRRRQLGLSQKELATLLGITQDAMTRMEKGKIAPKMSRLEDLAAHLQCPVSYFFRTQSDAVLEKATSIAEILMTVPGAGQEALVNLVAETARVMNLKNEK from the coding sequence ATGAAACTTGCAGAGCTTGTTGGAGAGAATATCACCGTACGCCGCAGGCAGCTTGGGCTGAGCCAAAAGGAATTGGCAACATTGCTAGGCATAACTCAGGATGCCATGACACGGATGGAAAAAGGGAAGATAGCGCCTAAAATGAGCCGCCTAGAAGACCTCGCTGCCCATCTGCAATGTCCTGTCAGCTATTTTTTCAGAACCCAATCGGATGCGGTCCTTGAAAAAGCTACTTCAATTGCGGAAATCCTTATGACCGTTCCTGGCGCTGGGCAGGAAGCACTTGTAAATTTGGTTGCAGAAACTGCCAGAGTGATGAATTTGAAGAATGAAAAATGA
- a CDS encoding inovirus-type Gp2 protein has protein sequence MPNTTTSNTYRGYTINTGKNNNLPCSTKPLDQIINTVEYMTDNHSKVLALRADIHSEQDTERVLTRREVTRVIENTKRNINSRFKDSKNQPDLKFIVTTEQTSLEAKPHFHVMALANGNAIQNGYSVYAELNKQVKNKLGTDNDGLVHFSESNGQKGIMIDRNADDFEQKKNNTVYSGSYLAKTRTKEHNPKGSRVSSSSRVKKSNAD, from the coding sequence ATGCCGAACACAACTACATCAAATACGTATCGTGGCTACACTATAAACACTGGCAAGAACAACAACCTGCCATGCAGCACGAAACCTTTAGACCAAATCATCAATACTGTTGAGTACATGACAGATAACCATTCAAAAGTTCTTGCTTTAAGAGCAGATATCCATTCTGAACAAGACACTGAAAGAGTCCTTACAAGAAGAGAAGTTACACGTGTCATTGAGAACACCAAAAGAAACATCAATTCAAGATTTAAAGACTCGAAGAACCAACCAGACCTTAAATTCATTGTAACAACAGAGCAAACCTCTTTAGAAGCCAAACCTCATTTCCATGTCATGGCACTAGCAAACGGCAATGCCATCCAGAATGGATACTCTGTCTATGCAGAACTCAATAAGCAAGTGAAAAACAAGCTTGGTACTGACAATGATGGACTAGTTCATTTCTCAGAAAGTAATGGACAGAAAGGCATCATGATAGACAGGAACGCAGATGATTTTGAGCAGAAGAAGAACAACACAGTGTATTCTGGGAGCTATCTGGCTAAAACTAGAACCAAGGAACACAACCCGAAGGGGTCAAGGGTGTCATCTTCATCCAGGGTAAAGAAGAGTAATGCCGACTGA
- a CDS encoding DUF3987 domain-containing protein, with the protein MSFDSLVVQADKNGGSASMVVGFNFLSQSRKHCLPSKQSSPPVSQPQSNTTFSQPQLGMIHSQRAAPMNPLHELEWANRCFNEAKEYKKNAEESERKKRISQKQWSLSGAQIIPIQNIQLDSFIPYIKSHCIANTAYYLSGLTGLNALGIMYAILASVSIATWGRINIKLTDTWSEPAVDMIIQVSSAGTKKSSLTKHLRAPFNLFCSEANEMFEELSKNAKEKKRLASKATGSRSRKIIEAALKECATMEQKDELDFLQRAIDEAAQFNCNLAQSVEITPPVQILVDKCTSFQLAAALSEQGECQGCITAEGNMIASRMLCSPEDAYLFLRGHTQEPYVYENARKKINLAHPALPMINLVQPVVASKLYANEFLNENGVTARFVPYFHQGSILAPYGFNMGDGLAAYNSKIKSLLHLYHTQDKNAPRYEVGVTPDALELVKNFEKHIRYNEIPIMPEAAAPCMLKAHGQAVRFAWDIHAWNTDQPHLHPINAEEIQTAITLVRASFSHIKYAYSPLGLAAYSVARKILESLGNVTDFWEQNKLIADGIDSTTLQQRIGCKSKEVNNALRLLETYNYLAVYDDATNNLKVALHPNFYDCVN; encoded by the coding sequence ATGAGTTTTGATAGCCTCGTCGTTCAGGCCGATAAAAATGGTGGAAGCGCCAGCATGGTTGTTGGGTTCAATTTTCTCTCTCAATCAAGAAAGCACTGCTTGCCCAGTAAGCAAAGCTCTCCTCCGGTTTCTCAACCTCAAAGTAATACGACTTTTTCTCAGCCCCAACTTGGGATGATTCACTCCCAAAGAGCTGCCCCCATGAATCCACTTCACGAATTAGAGTGGGCGAACCGGTGTTTCAATGAAGCCAAGGAATATAAAAAAAATGCGGAAGAGAGTGAGCGTAAAAAGCGCATCAGCCAGAAACAATGGAGCTTAAGCGGTGCTCAAATCATTCCGATTCAGAATATACAACTCGACAGTTTTATCCCTTATATTAAGTCACATTGCATTGCCAATACTGCATATTATCTATCAGGCCTGACGGGATTAAATGCACTTGGAATTATGTATGCCATATTGGCGTCCGTTTCCATTGCGACATGGGGCAGGATTAACATAAAACTCACTGATACTTGGTCTGAGCCAGCTGTCGATATGATAATACAAGTCTCCTCAGCAGGCACAAAAAAATCATCACTTACAAAACACCTACGTGCGCCATTCAATTTGTTTTGTTCCGAAGCGAATGAAATGTTTGAGGAACTATCAAAAAATGCCAAAGAAAAGAAACGGCTAGCATCAAAGGCTACTGGAAGCCGTTCAAGAAAAATAATTGAGGCTGCCCTCAAAGAATGTGCAACAATGGAGCAGAAAGACGAATTGGACTTTCTTCAGCGAGCTATTGATGAGGCAGCGCAATTCAATTGCAACCTAGCGCAATCCGTTGAGATAACTCCTCCGGTCCAGATACTGGTAGACAAATGCACATCTTTTCAACTAGCAGCCGCTCTTAGTGAACAGGGGGAATGTCAAGGATGTATAACTGCTGAAGGTAATATGATTGCCAGCAGGATGCTCTGCTCGCCAGAGGATGCATACCTGTTTCTTCGCGGGCACACGCAAGAGCCATACGTGTATGAAAACGCAAGAAAAAAAATTAATTTGGCACACCCTGCGCTACCGATGATCAACCTTGTGCAACCTGTAGTAGCCTCCAAACTGTACGCCAACGAATTCTTAAATGAAAACGGCGTGACTGCACGCTTTGTGCCCTATTTTCACCAAGGCTCAATACTTGCGCCGTACGGATTTAACATGGGGGATGGCCTAGCGGCATATAATTCAAAGATAAAGAGCCTTCTCCATCTTTATCATACGCAAGATAAGAATGCTCCACGCTATGAAGTTGGAGTAACCCCTGACGCGCTAGAGCTCGTTAAAAATTTTGAAAAGCATATTCGGTATAATGAGATTCCAATTATGCCTGAAGCTGCAGCTCCTTGTATGCTGAAGGCACATGGACAAGCGGTACGCTTTGCGTGGGATATTCATGCATGGAATACCGATCAACCGCATTTGCACCCTATTAATGCGGAAGAAATACAGACGGCAATCACCCTTGTCCGCGCTTCATTTTCACACATCAAGTACGCATACAGCCCATTAGGATTGGCCGCCTACAGCGTGGCACGCAAGATCCTTGAAAGTTTAGGCAATGTCACAGATTTTTGGGAACAAAACAAACTCATTGCTGATGGGATAGACTCGACAACACTACAACAACGTATTGGCTGTAAGTCTAAAGAGGTAAACAATGCATTAAGGCTGCTTGAAACGTATAACTATTTAGCTGTTTACGACGATGCAACAAACAACCTTAAGGTCGCTCTGCACCCCAATTTCTACGACTGTGTAAATTAG
- a CDS encoding helix-turn-helix domain-containing protein — MPTVETTCQCLTEQEVSARTGLSLSTLRAHRFKRIGIPYIKIGRSVRYRIYDLSAYLDAHRIDPSRIN, encoded by the coding sequence ATGCCCACCGTAGAAACAACATGTCAATGTCTGACAGAGCAAGAGGTTTCAGCCCGAACCGGCTTAAGTCTTTCCACGCTCCGTGCGCATCGTTTCAAGCGCATAGGAATCCCCTATATAAAAATAGGGCGTTCTGTGCGCTATCGAATCTATGACTTAAGTGCATACCTAGATGCACACCGCATTGATCCGTCAAGGATCAACTAA
- a CDS encoding site-specific integrase, whose amino-acid sequence MAERTRMKTNYPGVFYRIAQRKGRPGEERIYYIVFKQDGKVVEEKVGRQYADDMTPARASGIRAERIEGKRLSRKEIRQATLATKTAEAAKPTIARLWDQYQQAFPDRKDTKTDRLRFNLHLKDIFKDKIPNEITTIDVDKLRHRLLKTGRSPQTTKHVLALLRRIIMFGVKKGLCSAPDPSKLHFEMPKVDNQKTESLTADQLKKYLEAIDREPDQDAAAFLRLALVTGMRKGALMALRWTDIDYENGFILLRGEVAKKGKSERIPLSRAARAILQNISSTESPFIFPGKSGGQRKDFRKIAVRVKQHAGLPDDFRPLHGLRHAYASLLASTGKVDLYTLQKLLTHSNPQMTQRYAHLADEAMLRAASVADEIFDMDTEKK is encoded by the coding sequence ATGGCAGAGCGCACACGCATGAAGACGAATTACCCGGGGGTCTTTTACCGAATTGCCCAACGAAAAGGTCGGCCCGGCGAGGAGCGCATATATTACATTGTCTTTAAGCAAGACGGCAAAGTTGTTGAGGAAAAGGTTGGAAGACAGTATGCTGATGATATGACTCCCGCACGAGCATCTGGTATCAGGGCGGAACGTATAGAAGGCAAACGCCTATCTCGCAAAGAAATTCGCCAAGCAACACTCGCGACCAAGACCGCAGAAGCTGCCAAACCGACCATTGCTAGATTGTGGGACCAGTATCAACAAGCATTTCCAGACAGAAAAGACACGAAAACAGACAGATTGCGCTTCAACCTCCATTTGAAAGACATATTTAAAGACAAAATTCCTAATGAAATAACAACTATTGATGTTGACAAACTCCGCCATAGACTTCTCAAAACAGGTAGAAGCCCACAAACAACAAAGCACGTCCTTGCTCTGCTCCGCCGTATAATTATGTTCGGCGTAAAAAAAGGGCTCTGCTCAGCACCAGACCCTTCAAAACTTCACTTTGAAATGCCAAAGGTTGATAACCAAAAAACGGAAAGCCTTACCGCAGATCAGCTCAAAAAATACTTGGAAGCAATTGACAGGGAGCCTGATCAAGATGCTGCAGCATTCTTACGCCTTGCATTAGTTACAGGAATGCGTAAAGGCGCCCTGATGGCACTGCGATGGACCGATATTGACTATGAAAACGGATTTATTTTGTTGCGAGGCGAGGTTGCGAAGAAAGGCAAATCAGAGCGTATCCCCCTTTCACGTGCAGCACGGGCTATCTTGCAAAATATTTCTTCAACCGAGAGCCCTTTCATTTTTCCAGGAAAAAGCGGTGGACAACGCAAAGATTTCCGAAAAATTGCTGTTCGCGTAAAACAACACGCGGGACTTCCAGACGACTTTCGCCCTCTGCATGGATTGCGGCATGCTTATGCTTCACTTCTTGCCTCCACTGGAAAGGTCGACCTATACACATTACAAAAACTTTTGACTCATTCCAATCCGCAAATGACGCAGAGGTACGCCCATCTTGCCGATGAGGCAATGCTGAGGGCGGCCAGTGTTGCTGATGAGATATTTGACATGGATACGGAGAAAAAATGA
- a CDS encoding phosphatidylglycerol lysyltransferase domain-containing protein produces the protein MSKTFTPVSLDGRQQYYELWARTPQRSLDYTLANLWGWQDYYGLEWCFDDNLCWIRQTRPYQVCWAPVGDWNAVSWKDLLPCGFNPEAHNITRVPEKLLEIWQRDLPGLVDAQEDRGQWEYLYKQEELAELPGNRFHKKRNHFNSYVKAYGEPNYHTLDDAMVEDVLAVQDDWCQWHECEESPSLRAENEAINRVLSHWNCFTGLVGGSLYVDGKMVAFSVGENLDGANLGVHYEKGLNGFKGVYQTINCLFSRNAGQGFTYINRAQDLDEEGLRQAKMTYLPADFLRKYKVCIRNS, from the coding sequence GTGAGCAAAACCTTTACGCCTGTCAGTTTGGACGGACGCCAGCAATATTACGAACTGTGGGCCCGTACGCCCCAGCGCTCGCTGGACTACACACTGGCCAACCTCTGGGGTTGGCAGGACTATTACGGCCTTGAATGGTGCTTTGACGACAACCTGTGCTGGATACGCCAGACGCGCCCCTATCAGGTTTGCTGGGCACCAGTGGGCGACTGGAACGCCGTTTCGTGGAAAGACCTTTTGCCCTGCGGTTTCAATCCCGAAGCCCACAACATTACCCGTGTGCCCGAAAAACTGCTTGAAATCTGGCAGCGCGACCTGCCCGGCCTTGTGGACGCGCAGGAAGACCGTGGGCAGTGGGAATACCTGTACAAGCAGGAAGAACTGGCCGAGCTGCCGGGCAACCGCTTTCACAAAAAGCGCAACCATTTCAACAGCTATGTAAAAGCCTACGGCGAGCCGAACTACCACACGCTTGACGACGCCATGGTGGAGGACGTGCTGGCTGTGCAGGACGACTGGTGTCAGTGGCACGAATGCGAAGAATCGCCCTCGCTGCGGGCAGAAAACGAAGCCATCAACCGCGTGCTCAGCCACTGGAACTGTTTTACTGGTCTTGTGGGCGGCTCGCTCTATGTGGACGGCAAGATGGTGGCCTTTAGCGTGGGTGAAAACCTCGACGGCGCAAACCTTGGCGTGCATTATGAAAAAGGCCTCAACGGCTTCAAGGGCGTGTACCAGACCATCAACTGCCTGTTCTCCCGCAACGCTGGGCAGGGCTTTACCTACATCAACCGGGCGCAGGATCTGGACGAAGAAGGCCTGCGCCAGGCCAAGATGACCTATCTGCCCGCCGACTTTTTGCGTAAATACAAGGTGTGCATTCGCAATAGCTGA
- a CDS encoding MATE family efflux transporter: MTQSRGIPAQQARPAPDLSTSPRAIWRLTWPQMLMMYLMFFMGFVAVWVAGQISADVQAALGMVNQCGILLMVVAMAISSGATAAVSQSLGALKVMRAQRYIGTTVIGCLGLGFAVALAAAFFSDGILRMLMVPKSIMPQTSEMWAVSMLGLPAQYLYASTGVMFRATRQVLPPLWVATGVCLCNLVACLGLGLGWFGMPNMGYMGLIWANVGAQYLGAVCNCALLAHSGYLGRSSLPSLRWLKSGLPYLLKVALPAGAAQIVWQSGYMTLFVLVASLPADSVNALAGLNAGLRVEALLFLPGMAFNMSVAVLVGNSLGAGKPAEARRVALNMVGLAAVTMTFMAALLWPFRQEIAHLLSQEPGTQAQIVSYLTYNLLSTPFSIASTVMGGVMTGAGATKYNLMIFGGSFWVVRLPLGWLLGHILWGTASGVFVAMLVSQILQTCIMLYVVLFRDWTRFAMSRSRQPQTP; this comes from the coding sequence GTGACACAATCACGCGGCATTCCCGCGCAGCAGGCCCGGCCCGCGCCCGACCTGAGCACTTCTCCCCGCGCAATCTGGCGGCTTACCTGGCCCCAGATGCTCATGATGTACCTTATGTTCTTCATGGGCTTTGTGGCGGTGTGGGTTGCGGGCCAGATAAGCGCGGACGTGCAGGCGGCGCTGGGCATGGTAAACCAGTGCGGCATACTGCTGATGGTGGTTGCCATGGCCATATCGAGCGGCGCAACAGCGGCTGTAAGCCAGTCGCTGGGTGCGCTCAAGGTCATGCGCGCGCAACGCTATATTGGTACGACGGTTATCGGCTGCCTGGGTCTCGGTTTTGCTGTGGCCCTGGCAGCCGCTTTTTTCAGCGACGGCATCCTGCGCATGCTCATGGTGCCCAAAAGCATCATGCCGCAAACCAGCGAGATGTGGGCCGTCAGCATGCTGGGCCTGCCCGCTCAGTATCTGTACGCCTCAACCGGGGTCATGTTTCGCGCCACACGGCAGGTGCTGCCCCCCCTGTGGGTTGCCACGGGCGTATGCCTGTGCAATCTGGTGGCCTGCCTTGGCCTCGGACTTGGCTGGTTTGGCATGCCCAACATGGGCTACATGGGCCTGATATGGGCCAACGTGGGCGCGCAGTATCTGGGTGCGGTGTGCAACTGCGCACTGCTGGCGCATTCCGGCTATCTGGGCCGCTCTTCACTGCCATCGCTGCGCTGGCTCAAGTCTGGCCTGCCCTATCTGCTCAAGGTAGCACTGCCAGCGGGTGCTGCGCAGATTGTGTGGCAGTCTGGCTACATGACCCTGTTTGTACTGGTGGCCTCGCTGCCCGCCGACAGCGTCAACGCACTTGCCGGGCTTAACGCCGGTCTGAGGGTCGAGGCCCTGCTGTTTTTACCGGGCATGGCCTTTAACATGAGCGTGGCCGTGCTGGTGGGCAACAGCCTGGGTGCCGGCAAGCCCGCAGAGGCGCGGCGCGTGGCCCTCAACATGGTAGGCCTTGCGGCTGTAACCATGACTTTTATGGCCGCCCTGCTCTGGCCTTTTCGGCAGGAGATTGCCCATCTGCTCTCGCAGGAACCGGGCACGCAGGCCCAGATTGTGAGCTACCTTACCTACAATCTGCTCTCCACGCCATTTTCCATAGCCAGCACGGTCATGGGCGGCGTGATGACGGGGGCCGGAGCCACCAAGTACAATCTCATGATTTTTGGCGGCAGCTTCTGGGTGGTGCGTCTGCCCCTGGGCTGGCTGCTCGGCCACATTCTCTGGGGTACAGCCTCTGGCGTGTTTGTGGCCATGCTCGTATCCCAGATTCTGCAAACCTGCATCATGCTCTACGTGGTGCTGTTCCGCGACTGGACGCGCTTTGCCATGAGCCGTTCCCGCCAGCCGCAAACCCCATAA
- the lysA gene encoding diaminopimelate decarboxylase produces the protein MSDIRSTYTDECNFYGRHTPRELAETFGTPLYVYNENVLRQRCRDLTGLSKHPGFGVNYSVKANATPALLRIVREEGLVVDAMSPGELYMDELAGFTPSEILYISNNNSEAELKNAVSRGLLISVDSLSQLDTLGRINRGGKVMVRFNPGIGAGHHAKVITAGKDTKFGVTPDKLDEVFALLEKHDLTLAGINQHIGSLFMEPDGYLDAAEVLLHLADRLPASMLAKLEVIDFGGGFGIPYHKYEGQARLSMADLGSRLHALINGWSEKSGYKGRFLVEPGRYVAAECCVLLGSVYAVKNNGDKRYVGTNLGFNVLVRPAMYDSFHDVEIYGADKQARKNMVQTIVGNICESGDILAKERELPVICEGDVLGVLDAGAYGFTMGSNYNQRRRPAEVLIQSDGTAKLIRRRETLEDLARCLMD, from the coding sequence ATGTCCGACATCCGCTCCACGTACACCGACGAATGCAACTTTTATGGCCGCCACACCCCCCGCGAGCTGGCTGAAACCTTTGGCACGCCCCTGTATGTTTACAACGAGAACGTGCTGCGGCAGCGTTGCCGCGACCTTACTGGCCTTTCCAAGCACCCCGGTTTCGGCGTGAACTATTCCGTTAAGGCCAATGCCACCCCTGCCCTGCTGCGCATTGTGCGCGAAGAAGGCCTGGTGGTGGACGCCATGAGCCCCGGCGAACTGTACATGGACGAACTGGCCGGTTTTACCCCGTCAGAAATTCTGTACATTTCCAACAACAATTCCGAGGCCGAACTCAAAAACGCCGTTTCTCGCGGCCTGCTTATCAGCGTTGATTCGCTCTCGCAGCTCGATACCCTTGGCCGCATCAACAGGGGCGGCAAGGTTATGGTGCGCTTTAACCCCGGCATTGGCGCTGGGCACCATGCCAAGGTTATCACCGCGGGCAAGGACACCAAATTTGGCGTCACCCCCGACAAGCTGGACGAAGTGTTTGCCCTGCTTGAAAAGCACGACCTCACCCTTGCGGGCATCAACCAGCACATCGGTTCGCTCTTTATGGAGCCCGACGGGTACCTCGACGCCGCCGAAGTGCTGCTGCACCTTGCCGACCGCCTGCCCGCCAGCATGCTCGCCAAGCTTGAAGTTATCGACTTTGGCGGCGGCTTTGGCATTCCTTACCACAAGTACGAGGGGCAGGCCCGTCTGAGCATGGCCGACCTTGGCAGCCGCCTGCACGCGCTTATCAACGGCTGGTCTGAAAAATCTGGTTACAAGGGCCGCTTCCTCGTTGAGCCGGGCCGCTATGTGGCCGCCGAATGCTGCGTGCTGCTGGGCTCTGTGTATGCCGTGAAAAACAACGGCGACAAGCGCTATGTGGGCACCAACCTTGGTTTCAACGTGCTGGTGCGCCCGGCCATGTATGATTCATTCCACGATGTGGAGATCTACGGCGCCGACAAGCAGGCGCGCAAGAACATGGTGCAGACCATTGTGGGCAATATTTGCGAAAGTGGTGACATCCTTGCAAAAGAACGCGAACTGCCCGTTATTTGCGAGGGAGATGTGCTTGGGGTACTTGACGCCGGAGCTTATGGATTTACTATGGGTTCCAACTACAACCAGCGTCGTCGCCCTGCTGAAGTTCTCATTCAAAGCGACGGCACTGCCAAACTTATCCGCCGCCGCGAAACCCTTGAGGATCTTGCGCGCTGCCTGATGGATTAA